In the Arthrobacter sp. CDRTa11 genome, AAGGTGGTGCTTGATCTCCGTGATGTCTTCACGGGTCAGTGCCCCGTCAAGGTACTCATAGATGCGTTGCATCCTGGCGTCGTCGCAGTCGCCCAATCCCTGGCAGTCGCTCATTTCCTGTTCTCCTGTTGTGTGCTTTCGGCCGCTTCCTGGGTTTCGACGGCGCCTTTGAATCCCCGATCGGCGGCATAGTCCGCCAGCATGTCCCGCAACATTTTCCGGCCGCGGTGGAGCCGGGACATCACGGTGCCGATGGGCGTGTTCATGATGTCCGAAATTTCCTTGTAGGCGAAGCCTTCGACGTCCGCGAAGTAAACGGCCAGCCGGAACTCCTCCGGAATTGCCTGCAGCGCGCGCTTCACATCTGAATCGGGCAGGTGATCGAGGGCCTCTGCCTCCGCTGACCTGAGGCCACTGGACGTATGGGACTCCGCCCTGGCCAGCTGCCAGTCCTCAATCGTGTCCGAATTGGACTGCAAAGGCTCCCGCTGCCGTTTCCGGTACAGGTTGATGTAGGTGTTGGTCAGGATCCGGTACAACCATGCTTTGAGGTTGGTGCCCGGCTTGTACTGATGGAAGGCCGAAAACGCCTTGGTGTACGCCTCCTGGACAAGGTCCTCGGCATCAGCCGGGTTCCGGGCCATGCGCATGGCAGCGGAATAAAGCTGGTCCACGTATTGCATTGCGTCCCGCTCGAAGCGGATGCGGCGCTCTTCCGGCGATTCGTTGGCCACGTCAACGGCGGGCTCTGCAGGCTCACCAGTGACGGTTTCAGGCTCTGCGGATTCTCCGGCAGCGGGGGCCTGCGCGTCGATACGGCTCTTGGCTTCGCTTCCGGAGGCCTCATACATGGCCTCTAGGGCCGGATCCAGGGTGCTCATTGCCTTCAAGTCTACTGTCACGCTCCGCGCGCGCTCCGAACCGTACTCCGGAGGATCTGATTCCAGAGTCTCCAAAACTACCGGGCCCGCGACTTCCGTTTCGTCCTTCACCAACGCCAAGGGCCAACTCCGCTCTTTGCCACTGCAGTTCATCGATTGGGGGTGTCCGGCATACCCGGACCCGCAAACCATAACCACTGGTGGCAGGCAAATATTCCTCAAAAGTGCAAGACTAGAACGGACTCCGCCGCATACGACGCGGTTCGTCCACCCAGGAGGAAATCCATGTCCTTTGTCCGTACTCTCGCCCGGCCCATGCTGGCATCCAGTTTCATCCTTGCCGGTCTGGACAAGTTCAAGAACGCTGATGATACCGCCCAGCAACTCTCGCCCCTTCTGCGCAAGGCAGCAGCCTCGTTGCCTTTCCAGACCAGCGAGAAGACACTGGCCAAGGTGATTGGCGGAACGCAGGTGGGTGCCGGTGTGTTGTTCGGACTCGGCAAGTTCGCCCGGCTGTCAGCAACACTGCTCACGGTTATCTCGGTTCTGAACACTTTTGTGGAGTGGCGAAGCGCGGACATCAGTTCCAAGGAAGGCCGGGATGCCCGGCGCAAGCAGCTCCTCAAAAACCTCTCCCTCAGCGGCGGCGCCTTGCTTGCCTCCGTGGATACGGCAGGCAAGCCCGGACTGGCCTGGCGCGCAGAGCACCTGGCTGCCGACGTGAAAAAGGGCGCTTCACACCTCGCTGCCGACACCAAAAAGACCACCGGGAAGCAGCTCCATAAGGCTGACAAGGCTGTCCGGCGAGTCGTGGATCAGGCAACGGGGGCCTAAGGACGCATGACCGGATCCATTGCCGCCCCTGCCCGAGACTCTTCCGAAACTGTGCCCCACTGGCCCGCCCCATTTGCCGCCAGGCCGGTCAACGCCACTGTTACGGTGCCGGGTTCGAAGTCCCTGACCAACAGGTTCCTGGTCCTGGCGGCACTGGCTGACGGCCCCTCCAGGCTGCGGGCACCGCTGCACTCGAGGGACTCCGCATTGATGATTGAGGCCCTGCGCCAACTCGGTGCCGGCATCACCGAGGTACCGGGGGACGGTGCCTTTGGGCCGGACCTCGAAGTGATTCCGCTGAGCCAGGACGCTCCCCCGGCTCGGACACAGATAGATTGCGGCCTCGCCGGAACCGTCATGCGGTTCGTTCCTCCGCTTGCCGCGCTTCGAAACGGCGAGAGCGTTTTCGACGGCGATCCGCACGCCAGGAACCGCCCCATGGGAACCATTATCGAAGCGCTGAAAGCCCTGGGCGTTGCGGTAGCAGCCGAGGACGGCGGCACTCCTGCCTCGTTGCCCTTCGTGGTCGAGGGCACGGGCGAAGTCCGCGGCGGACACTTGGTGATAGATGCCAGCGC is a window encoding:
- a CDS encoding sigma-70 family RNA polymerase sigma factor, with product MSTLDPALEAMYEASGSEAKSRIDAQAPAAGESAEPETVTGEPAEPAVDVANESPEERRIRFERDAMQYVDQLYSAAMRMARNPADAEDLVQEAYTKAFSAFHQYKPGTNLKAWLYRILTNTYINLYRKRQREPLQSNSDTIEDWQLARAESHTSSGLRSAEAEALDHLPDSDVKRALQAIPEEFRLAVYFADVEGFAYKEISDIMNTPIGTVMSRLHRGRKMLRDMLADYAADRGFKGAVETQEAAESTQQENRK
- a CDS encoding DoxX family protein — translated: MSFVRTLARPMLASSFILAGLDKFKNADDTAQQLSPLLRKAAASLPFQTSEKTLAKVIGGTQVGAGVLFGLGKFARLSATLLTVISVLNTFVEWRSADISSKEGRDARRKQLLKNLSLSGGALLASVDTAGKPGLAWRAEHLAADVKKGASHLAADTKKTTGKQLHKADKAVRRVVDQATGA